The Candidatus Caldatribacterium sp. genome includes a window with the following:
- a CDS encoding PKD domain-containing protein codes for MVLVAMLLAGGCNWFEKGLWNIVNPEAEVRMYYSFQEPPDIGGPDKFELLQGITFDLIIYPLNEVGFTIEELRYIYSTEEGDVAGLTKRLLLAYYVPPNSSLEPTIPNPGQASPYVISNLPLFFQDTIDYLWKNYGTKNLFLTLRASIRDDGGHSMEKTIVANFPVLQFGEDFWPPTNVTITPNGLTVSVGTTLTFTAQAEDEYKIESYQWFVSGGGTQGYSGSSCPSAFSASGPTFTYTFTTQGTYTVIVKVCDVAGNCSYGTATVTVKSS; via the coding sequence TGGAATATTGTGAACCCAGAAGCCGAGGTGCGGATGTACTACTCCTTTCAGGAACCTCCCGACATCGGGGGACCTGATAAATTTGAGCTACTTCAGGGCATCACTTTTGACCTCATCATCTACCCCCTCAACGAAGTGGGATTCACCATAGAAGAATTGAGGTACATTTACTCTACCGAGGAAGGTGACGTCGCAGGGCTGACAAAGAGGTTACTCCTTGCGTACTACGTTCCACCAAACTCTTCCCTGGAACCCACCATCCCTAACCCCGGACAGGCAAGTCCCTATGTTATTTCGAATCTACCTCTCTTCTTCCAGGATACCATCGACTACCTCTGGAAGAACTATGGGACCAAGAATCTCTTCCTCACCCTGAGGGCTTCCATCCGAGATGATGGAGGCCATTCCATGGAGAAGACTATCGTGGCTAACTTTCCCGTCCTCCAGTTCGGAGAGGACTTTTGGCCGCCTACAAACGTCACCATCACTCCCAATGGACTCACCGTTTCCGTAGGAACAACACTTACCTTTACTGCTCAAGCTGAGGATGAGTACAAAATAGAGAGCTACCAGTGGTTTGTGAGCGGAGGGGGAACACAGGGCTACAGCGGGAGCAGTTGTCCCTCTGCTTTTTCTGCTTCTGGTCCGACCTTTACCTACACCTTCACCACCCAGGGAACGTATACAGTGATAGTCAAGGTCTGTGATGTGGCTGGAAATTGTTCTTACGGTACGGCTACGGTGACCGTTAAAAGTTCCTGA